A stretch of DNA from Streptomyces sp. NBC_01197:
GCCATAACGTGACCCCTCTGAGTTTACTCGGTAGTAAGGAAGCGCTCGTGGCGGACAGCATCAGCGAGAGGCTCGCGGAGCTGGATTTCGCGTCCGTATCTCCGCAGGAGTTCGCGAAGATCATAAAGGGGCTCTCCACCAGGGAACTCGGTGAAATCGCCCGCGGTGACCTGCGACGACGGGTGCTCGCGGAGGTATTCGGGCGCGTGGAGCGGCAGTTCCGCCCGGAGAACGCCGGTTCGCTCGCCGCCGTGATCCGCTGGCGGGTCACCGGCGAGAGCGACGTGGTGTACGAGACCACGATCGGCGACGGGATGTGCACCGTCACCGAGGGGCGCTCGGCTGCCGACCCGCGTCTCACGCTCACCATGGGCGACGCCGACTTCCTCAGGCTTGTGTCCGGCAACGCGAGCCCGGTGACCCTCTTCATACTGCGCAAGGTCAAGATCGCGGGAGACGTGGGTCTGGCCTCGGGACTCACCCGGTACTTCGACATTCCCAGGCCCTGAGAAGTGGTCATGGGCGGCCCCGCCGGGTCGACCGACATGTGACCCGGACAGGCGGAGCGCCGGCCGCAGAACGCCGCAGGTCAGGGGGGCTGGGATCCGGACGCCAGGCATTCTTTCATAATGGTGTTCGGGTCTTCGCGGCGGAGACCCGGACGACCACGGCATTCCGGCCCGCCGACCGGATCAGCAGCGCCCAT
This window harbors:
- a CDS encoding SCP2 sterol-binding domain-containing protein — its product is MADSISERLAELDFASVSPQEFAKIIKGLSTRELGEIARGDLRRRVLAEVFGRVERQFRPENAGSLAAVIRWRVTGESDVVYETTIGDGMCTVTEGRSAADPRLTLTMGDADFLRLVSGNASPVTLFILRKVKIAGDVGLASGLTRYFDIPRP